One Methylorubrum extorquens genomic window, ATCGCCGGGGTCGATCCGAAGGTCGGCCTCTACGCTTCCGTCGTGATCGCCTGCGTCATCGCCTTTGCCGGCGGGCGTCCGGCCATGATCTCGGCCGCGACCGCCGCCACGGCGGTGGTGATGGTCGATCTCGTGCGCGACCACGGCGTCCAGTATCTCTTCGCCGCCACCATCCTGATGGGCGTGTTCCAGATCCTGGCGGGGCTCGCCCGGCTCGGGCGGCTGATGCGCTTCGTCTCGCGCTCGGTGATGACCGGCTTCGTCAACGCGCTGGCGATCCTGATCTTTTTGGCGCAGCTCCCCGAACTCACCGGCGTCACGCCGGCCACCTACGGGCTGATCGCGCTGGGGCTCGCCATCATCTACGGCTTTCCCAAAATCACCCGCGCGGTGCCTTCGCCCTTGGTCGCCATCGCCGTGCTCACCGCGCTGACCGCGTATCTCGGGCTCGACGTGCGCACCGTCGCCCATCTCGGCGCGCTGCCGACCGCCCTGCCGAGCTTCGCCCTGCCCGACGTGCCGCTCAACCTAGAGACCCTGCGCATCATCCTGCCCTACTCGGCGACGCTCGCCGCGGTCGGCCTGCTGGAGAGCCTGCTCACGGCGCAGATCGTCGATGACATGACCGACACCGGCAGCTCCAAGAACCGCGAATGCATGGGCCAGGGGCTCGCCAACATGAGTTCGGCGGTGTTCGGCGGCATGGGCGGCTGCGCCATGATCGGCCAATCGGTCATCAACGTGTCGTCCGGCGCCCGCGGCCGGCTCTCGACCCTGGTGGCGGGGGGCTTTCTCCTCGCGCTGCTGGTGCTGTTGCAGGATCTGCTGGCCATCGTCCCCGTCGCGGCGCTGACCGCCGTGATGATCATGGTCTCGCTCAACACCTTCTCCTGGCGCTCGCTCCTGGCGCTGCGCACCAACCCGCTGCCCTCCTCCCTGGTGATGCTCGCCACCGTCGCGGTGG contains:
- a CDS encoding SulP family inorganic anion transporter is translated as MSSTVSTARGRFGSAWFANWFANPWADILSGIVVALALIPEAIGFSVIAGVDPKVGLYASVVIACVIAFAGGRPAMISAATAATAVVMVDLVRDHGVQYLFAATILMGVFQILAGLARLGRLMRFVSRSVMTGFVNALAILIFLAQLPELTGVTPATYGLIALGLAIIYGFPKITRAVPSPLVAIAVLTALTAYLGLDVRTVAHLGALPTALPSFALPDVPLNLETLRIILPYSATLAAVGLLESLLTAQIVDDMTDTGSSKNRECMGQGLANMSSAVFGGMGGCAMIGQSVINVSSGARGRLSTLVAGGFLLALLVLLQDLLAIVPVAALTAVMIMVSLNTFSWRSLLALRTNPLPSSLVMLATVAVVVATRDLAIGVLVGVLLSGVFFADKVARMSRITAELSPDGRTRTYRVAGQVFFASAGTFAEGIDVREPVERLVIDVHAAHFWDISAVGALDRVVMKARAAGRTVEVVGLNEASTTLVERFGRHDKADASLPAH